In one window of Gossypium arboreum isolate Shixiya-1 chromosome 4, ASM2569848v2, whole genome shotgun sequence DNA:
- the LOC108457681 gene encoding probable E3 ubiquitin-protein ligase RHC2A: MESIRSPYWCYRCNRFIRIRVRSPHDSLNCPDCGGGFIEEIETPSRSPIHHRFPAAAMYSDTPSPALSPSPTATPHFRRTRRNAGDRSPFNPVVVLRGPTSESEGIVTERGNRNFELYYDDGSGSGLRPLPASMSEFLMGSGFDRLLDQLSQLEANGVGRFEQPPASKAAIESMPVIKILGSHVRSESHCAVCKEPFELDSEAREMPCKHIYHSDCILPWLSIRNSCPVCRHELPTENNGNNLAENEAVRDEEAVGLTIWRLPGGGFAVGRFTGGTRAAEREFPLVFTEMDGGFNNAGAAPRRISWAPSGRRSQESRGLGRVFRSFVSFFGRFRSSSRSGSDSGFTRRSRSSSVFGRSSRRDSDWDFED; the protein is encoded by the coding sequence ATGGAATCGATTAGATCGCCCTATTGGTGCTACAGATGCAATCGATTCATCCGGATCCGGGTCCGATCTCCCCATGATTCGCTCAACTGCCCCGACTGTGGCGGAGGATTCATCGAAGAAATTGAAACACCCTCTCGATCTCCCATCCACCACCGTTTCCCTGCCGCTGCCATGTATTCCGACACGCCAAGCCCTGCGCTCAGCCCAAGCCCCACCGCCACTCCTCATTTCCGCCGAACTCGTCGGAACGCTGGCGATCGCTCCCCTTTCAATCCCGTTGTTGTCCTCCGTGGACCCACCTCCGAATCCGAAGGCATAGTTACCGAAAGAGGGAACAGAAATTTCGAGCTTTATTACGATGATGGTTCTGGCTCGGGTCTTCGTCCCTTACCTGCTAGCATGTCGGAGTTTTTAATGGGGTCGGGTTTTGATCGGCTTCTTGATCAGTTATCTCAATTAGAAGCAAACGGAGTTGGCCGTTTTGAGCAACCTCCTGCTTCGAAAGCGGCAATTGAATCAATGCCTGTGATTAAGATCCTAGGGAGCCACGTAAGGTCGGAATCTCACTGTGCAGTTTGTAAGGAGCCTTTCGAGCTCGACTCCGAAGCACGGGAAATGCCTTGTAAGCATATTTACCATTCGGATTGCATTTTACCTTGGCTTTCTATTCGAAACTCTTGTCCTGTTTGTCGCCATGAATTGCCAACAGAAAATAATGGAAATAACTTAGCGGAAAACGAGGCTGTTAGAGATGAAGAAGCTGTGGGATTAACCATATGGAGGTTACCGGGAGGTGGCTTTGCAGTGGGGAGGTTTACTGGAGGGACGAGAGCAGCGGAGAGGGAGTTTCCACTAGTGTTCACGGAGATGGATGGTGGGTTTAATAATGCGGGTGCTGCTCCTAGAAGAATTTCGTGGGCGCCTAGTGGGAGAAGGTCACAAGAGAGTAGAGGTTTAGGGCGTGTTTTTCGGagttttgtttctttctttggGAGGTTTAGGAGTTCGTCACGTTCAGGTTCAGATTCTGGATTTACAAGGAGAAGTAGATCGAGTTCAGTGTTCGGTAGATCATCGAGAAGGGATAGCGACTGGGATTTCGAGGATTGA